A portion of the Natronococcus sp. AD-5 genome contains these proteins:
- a CDS encoding amino acid permease: MTDGDEELAKDLGPLAALTIGIGTMIGAGIFVLPGPAVLRAGSLVGLAFVIGGLVAMLTAFSVAELGTAMPKSGGMYYYINHSLGPLFGSIAGWGNWLGLAFASAFYMIGFGAYVSVFLPLPTVDVGLVAFDSQQLWGLLGASFFISVNYLGAKETGRLQNAIVLVLLAILGGFTAVGIWNADLSSLTPIEPEWYDELLPVTAIVFVSYLGFGQIASVGEEIKNPGRNLPLAIVGSVLIVTVLYGLLMVVMLAAVNVELVAGNETAAVDAARVMMEPFELSSLGAAVVLFGALLATASSANASILASSRINFAMGRDKIVSAQLNVIHDRFSTPYRAIALTGGLILLFIAIGDVEPLATAGSVLHLIIFALINAGLIVMRVADPPDYDPAFTVPGYPITPILGSVLSITLIWFMSSAIIALSIGFVIFAMVWYLLYARGKATKQGILGQYIENRSSEMPDSAVSAASAARPSGDDDYTVLVPVSNPRTESDLLSLASVFAKANGGRVQAVHIVEVPDQTPLSEGSEHIRRIDAESRELMENVRESTETMDVPVDVKTVVSHRSLEEVFDVARRERADKVVMGWGTDRPWSAGRAERPIDELTHDLPCDFLVLKDRGLETDRVLVPTAGGPDSDLSAEIATHLRDQLGSDVTLLHVVDDPANEAEGETFLTEWAADHGLDDVSIRIDTSGDVEEAIAAAAREHSFVIIGATERGLLSRLVRGSLAYDVINDVECSVLLAERPTSRSLRERLIGTQKAD, encoded by the coding sequence ATGACTGACGGCGACGAAGAACTCGCGAAAGACCTCGGCCCGTTGGCGGCTCTAACTATCGGAATCGGGACGATGATCGGCGCCGGGATCTTCGTGTTACCAGGACCGGCAGTTTTGAGGGCTGGATCGCTGGTCGGACTTGCATTCGTCATCGGCGGTCTGGTCGCGATGCTGACGGCCTTTTCCGTCGCCGAGCTCGGCACCGCGATGCCGAAATCCGGCGGAATGTACTACTACATCAACCACTCCCTCGGACCGCTGTTCGGGTCGATCGCCGGCTGGGGGAACTGGCTCGGGCTCGCCTTTGCTTCCGCGTTCTACATGATCGGCTTCGGGGCGTACGTAAGCGTCTTTCTCCCGCTTCCCACCGTGGACGTCGGTCTCGTCGCGTTCGACTCACAACAGCTATGGGGGTTGCTCGGAGCTTCGTTTTTTATCAGTGTGAACTATCTCGGAGCCAAAGAAACCGGCCGGCTCCAGAACGCCATCGTTCTGGTATTACTGGCCATCCTCGGCGGATTTACCGCCGTCGGAATCTGGAACGCCGATCTGTCGTCGTTGACGCCGATAGAGCCGGAGTGGTACGACGAACTGCTCCCGGTCACCGCAATCGTATTCGTCTCCTATCTAGGGTTCGGTCAGATCGCGTCGGTGGGTGAAGAGATCAAGAACCCGGGCCGGAACCTCCCGCTGGCCATCGTCGGGAGCGTGCTAATCGTGACCGTCTTGTACGGGCTACTCATGGTCGTCATGCTGGCGGCTGTCAACGTCGAGCTCGTCGCCGGCAACGAAACTGCGGCCGTAGACGCCGCTCGAGTGATGATGGAACCGTTTGAGCTCTCGTCTCTTGGTGCTGCAGTCGTACTGTTCGGTGCCCTGCTCGCGACGGCGTCGTCGGCGAACGCATCCATTCTCGCGTCCTCTCGGATCAATTTCGCGATGGGACGTGACAAGATCGTCTCGGCGCAGCTCAACGTGATCCACGATCGGTTCTCGACGCCCTACCGCGCAATCGCGCTGACTGGCGGGCTAATCCTCCTCTTTATCGCCATCGGTGATGTTGAACCGCTCGCCACGGCAGGGAGCGTGTTGCACCTGATCATCTTTGCGCTCATCAACGCGGGTCTGATCGTCATGCGCGTGGCCGATCCGCCGGACTATGACCCTGCATTTACCGTCCCAGGGTACCCGATCACGCCGATTCTAGGATCCGTACTTTCGATCACGCTGATCTGGTTTATGTCGAGCGCTATCATCGCCCTGAGCATCGGGTTCGTTATTTTTGCAATGGTGTGGTATCTTCTGTACGCTCGAGGAAAAGCGACCAAGCAGGGAATACTAGGACAGTATATCGAGAACCGGTCGAGTGAAATGCCCGACTCCGCAGTGTCGGCCGCCTCCGCCGCGCGTCCGTCCGGCGACGACGATTACACGGTGCTGGTTCCGGTGTCGAACCCGCGGACCGAATCGGACCTCCTCTCGCTGGCGAGCGTGTTCGCGAAGGCCAACGGCGGTCGCGTTCAGGCCGTTCACATCGTCGAAGTGCCGGACCAGACGCCGCTCTCGGAGGGCTCCGAACACATCCGCCGGATCGACGCGGAGTCCCGCGAGCTGATGGAAAACGTCCGCGAGAGTACGGAGACGATGGACGTCCCCGTCGACGTCAAGACGGTCGTCTCCCACCGCTCGCTGGAGGAAGTGTTCGACGTGGCTCGCCGCGAGCGAGCCGACAAGGTCGTCATGGGCTGGGGAACCGACAGACCGTGGTCGGCCGGCCGCGCGGAGCGACCGATCGACGAACTGACCCACGACCTCCCCTGCGACTTTCTCGTCCTCAAGGATCGGGGTCTCGAGACCGACCGCGTGCTGGTTCCGACCGCCGGCGGCCCCGACTCCGACCTGAGCGCCGAGATCGCCACGCACCTCCGCGATCAGCTCGGCTCCGACGTCACGCTCCTGCACGTCGTCGACGATCCGGCGAACGAAGCCGAGGGAGAAACGTTCCTCACCGAGTGGGCCGCGGATCACGGTCTCGACGACGTGTCGATCCGGATCGACACGTCCGGTGACGTCGAGGAAGCGATCGCCGCGGCCGCGCGCGAACACTCGTTCGTGATTATCGGCGCTACCGAGCGCGGACTCCTCTCGCGGCTCGTCCGCGGCTCGCTCGCCTACGACGTCATCAACGACGTCGAGTGTTCCGTTCTCCTGGCTGAACGGCCGACCAGTCGGTCGCTCCGAGAGCGGCTGATCGGCACGCAAAAAGCCGACTAG